The genomic window CTGATATTGCCCAAGGCACGGCAGTTCTATTTGGATTCCATTTGCCTGAGAATTTTCGGATGCCTTACCTATCGAGTGGATTTTCAGAATTCTGGACTCGTTGGCATATTTCTTTATCCCAGTGGTTAAAAAAATACCTATACATTCCTCTTGGTGGAAACCGGATGGGAGTCTTTTTTACTTATCGGAACCTTATTCTTGTGATGGCCATTGGTGGTCTTTGGCATGGTGCTTCTTGGAATTTTGTAGTTTGGGGGACTGGGCATGGCATCTTACTTGTGGTGGAAAGATGGATTGGAGTACGTTACTCTCTGATGACACTTCCTGCTTGGAAACCATTCAAAGTTGTTTTCACTTTTTTTGCGGTAAGTCTTTTGTGGGTATTCTTTCGAAGTGCTAATTTGGTTGATTCCCTGTGTTACCTACAGGGGATTTTTACAAAAAAAGAGGGTTTTTTGTTACCATACACTCTTGAAATGAAATTTGTTTATTGTTTTGTGTTGGTATTGATTGGCCATTTGATTGGAAGTCGCATTTTTAAGGAAAACAAACAACTGTTAGCAAAATTCGAAAAAATGCATAATTCCTTAGGAAAATTGGCATTTTTAGCTTTTGTTGCAGTTTTAAGTTTGATTGTGATCGTATTGTATTCTGCTGAAAGTAAACCGTTTGTTTACTTTGTATTTTAGGAATTAAGATGAAAAAACGGATATTTTTCCTTACATGTCTGATTGTCTTTTTGTTCGGGATAGATACTTTGTTTTTCCGCAAAATCCAATTCCTTTTGCCAAATGAATCTCCTTGGAATACAAATCATTTTTTCAATTTTTTATACGAATATGAAAGGATACGTTCTCTTCCCAAAATTAAAAAACGGATCATCATTGTCGGAAGTTCGGTTGCCTATTATTCCATTGATGCACGGTCCTTGGAAAAAACCTTAAAGGATAAATTTTCATTAGATGTAGATGTTTTTTATTTAGCGTATGCGGGCAATAGTCCTCTATATGTGTAT from Leptospira paudalimensis includes these protein-coding regions:
- a CDS encoding MBOAT family O-acyltransferase, producing the protein MIGSPQGSGTFWSQWLLPVGISFYTFQSISYVVDVYQGELVPERKFSSYLLFLSFFPQLVAGPIVTAKSFLPQIRRPLHFLRIPFLFGTFLILLGLFKKMVLADHLAEVADIVFSHPDKMSSPALWMGMFSYSLQIYCDFSGYTDIAQGTAVLFGFHLPENFRMPYLSSGFSEFWTRWHISLSQWLKKYLYIPLGGNRMGVFFTYRNLILVMAIGGLWHGASWNFVVWGTGHGILLVVERWIGVRYSLMTLPAWKPFKVVFTFFAVSLLWVFFRSANLVDSLCYLQGIFTKKEGFLLPYTLEMKFVYCFVLVLIGHLIGSRIFKENKQLLAKFEKMHNSLGKLAFLAFVAVLSLIVIVLYSAESKPFVYFVF